In one bacterium genomic region, the following are encoded:
- a CDS encoding ABC transporter permease subunit gives MTLYPILTVVTVSLRPADKLLSTSLEIIPEDATFRNYVTLFTDRPFARWLLNSTLVAAAVTIFATALASTAGYAFSRFRFPGYKVGMSLLLITQMFPATMLLLPLFLMLAKLGLINSYIGLMVVYSATALPFTVWQMKGYYDTIPPELEEAAMLDGANRFKTFYLVILPLAAPALVITALFSFLTAWSEYVVAAQVLLTEDMYTLPIGLKQFQSSMTTEWGLYAAGSIVVSIPVIILFMKLSKWLVSGLTLGSVKG, from the coding sequence ATGACACTATATCCGATATTAACGGTGGTCACCGTGTCCTTGCGTCCGGCGGACAAACTGCTCTCGACCTCGCTTGAGATCATTCCGGAAGACGCCACATTCCGGAATTATGTCACCCTATTCACGGACAGGCCGTTTGCCAGATGGCTGCTCAACAGCACATTAGTGGCTGCGGCGGTCACTATCTTTGCGACCGCACTCGCTTCAACGGCAGGTTACGCTTTTTCGCGTTTCAGGTTCCCCGGCTACAAGGTGGGCATGAGCCTGCTCCTGATAACACAGATGTTTCCGGCAACGATGCTGCTGCTACCGCTGTTCTTGATGCTTGCGAAACTCGGCTTGATCAACTCGTATATCGGCTTGATGGTCGTCTATTCGGCAACAGCATTGCCGTTTACGGTCTGGCAGATGAAGGGCTATTATGACACGATTCCTCCCGAGCTTGAAGAAGCGGCCATGTTGGACGGTGCGAACAGGTTTAAGACGTTCTATCTCGTGATTCTGCCGCTTGCGGCGCCTGCGCTGGTGATTACGGCGCTGTTCAGTTTTCTGACGGCATGGAGCGAGTATGTCGTGGCCGCGCAGGTTCTGCTGACAGAGGACATGTACACATTGCCCATCGGTCTCAAGCAGTTTCAGTCCAGCATGACAACAGAGTGGGGGCTGTATGCGGCGGGGTCGATCGTCGTGAGTATTCCGGTGATAATATTGTTCATGAAATTGTCCAAGTGGCTGGTGTCCGGCTTGACGCTGGGAAGTGTAAAAGGATAG
- the ugpC gene encoding sn-glycerol-3-phosphate ABC transporter ATP-binding protein UgpC, producing the protein MASIELRNIRKQFGNALVLHDISFSVREDEFVVLVGPSGCGKTTILRMIAGLEAPTSGEVWIGGRNITSVHPRDRDIAMVFQSYALYPHLSVYDNMAFGLKMRKVPAAEIDLRVKEAAEFFELSDLLQRKPKQLSGGQRQRVALGRAVVRHPSAFLFDEPLSNLDAKLRAHTRTEISRLHKRLKTAMVYVTHDQIEAMTLGERIVVLKDGVIQQIDSPLNVYRRPANKFVAGFIGSPAMNFIAGARDGTHFRSAALHFPLPQTLSSGTNKLTLGLRPEQIGVGAKGNGKVGFNLLVDVVEPIGNELLVYGRIGDQDLIVRCDPRTEVMPDTTLPVYFDPNAVHYFDADSEQSLLRD; encoded by the coding sequence ATGGCAAGTATAGAACTTCGGAACATTCGCAAACAGTTTGGCAACGCTTTGGTTCTGCACGATATCAGTTTCTCTGTCCGGGAAGACGAGTTTGTGGTGCTGGTCGGACCTTCCGGCTGCGGAAAGACGACGATTCTCAGAATGATTGCGGGACTGGAAGCGCCGACTTCGGGAGAGGTCTGGATCGGGGGCAGGAATATCACCAGCGTGCATCCGCGCGATCGCGATATCGCCATGGTGTTTCAGAGTTACGCGCTCTATCCGCATCTGAGCGTCTATGACAACATGGCCTTCGGTCTAAAGATGCGCAAAGTGCCTGCTGCAGAAATTGACTTGCGCGTGAAAGAGGCCGCCGAGTTCTTCGAATTAAGCGACCTGCTGCAGCGCAAACCCAAGCAACTTTCGGGGGGACAGCGGCAGCGTGTGGCACTCGGGCGCGCCGTCGTGCGGCATCCATCGGCATTTTTGTTTGACGAACCACTTTCGAATCTCGACGCGAAACTTCGTGCACACACTCGAACCGAGATTTCCCGACTTCACAAACGTCTTAAGACGGCCATGGTCTACGTGACACATGATCAGATCGAAGCAATGACTCTCGGAGAACGAATCGTTGTGCTCAAAGACGGTGTCATCCAGCAGATTGACTCGCCGCTGAATGTTTACAGAAGGCCGGCAAACAAGTTCGTCGCCGGATTCATCGGTTCACCTGCCATGAATTTTATCGCGGGGGCGCGCGACGGCACGCACTTTCGTTCGGCAGCACTGCATTTTCCATTGCCACAGACTCTCTCAAGCGGAACGAACAAACTGACGTTGGGCCTACGTCCCGAACAGATTGGCGTGGGGGCGAAGGGAAACGGAAAAGTCGGATTCAATCTTCTGGTGGACGTGGTCGAGCCGATCGGCAATGAGTTGCTCGTTTACGGAAGGATCGGAGATCAGGACTTGATCGTTCGCTGCGATCCGCGCACCGAGGTGATGCCGGACACAACATTGCCGGTATACTTTGATCCGAACGCAGTTCATTACTTTGACGCAGACAGTGAGCAATCGCTGCTGCGTGACTAA